One stretch of Weissella koreensis KACC 15510 DNA includes these proteins:
- a CDS encoding tRNA (adenine(22)-N(1))-methyltransferase, translated as MDAINLSNRLARVADFVPMGARLVDIGSDHAYLPAHLLLNQKITFAIAGEVAQGPLQNAQNEIEKAELTGRLEPRLGDGFAVVEPVDQIDTAVIAGMGGQLIQKILEQGHHDHIQYDNLILQPNTDVSTVRTWLQVHHYALINETMLFDDGHYYEILVAKPGETNFTQQQLTFGPFNLQNKDAVWIAKWQAELDRLQQLLDTLTKADQSDSIAYQNYQKQAQTIQEVI; from the coding sequence ATGGATGCCATTAATTTATCAAATCGGTTGGCACGTGTTGCTGACTTTGTTCCAATGGGTGCGCGCTTAGTCGATATTGGGTCCGACCATGCCTACTTACCAGCGCATCTTTTATTAAATCAAAAAATAACTTTTGCGATTGCTGGTGAAGTTGCCCAAGGGCCATTGCAAAATGCACAAAATGAAATTGAAAAAGCAGAATTAACAGGGCGTTTAGAACCGCGTTTGGGGGATGGATTTGCGGTGGTAGAACCTGTTGATCAAATTGACACTGCTGTTATTGCCGGAATGGGTGGCCAGTTAATTCAAAAAATATTAGAACAAGGGCATCATGATCATATTCAATATGATAATCTAATTTTACAACCTAATACTGACGTTTCAACCGTCCGAACTTGGTTACAAGTACATCATTATGCTTTGATAAACGAAACGATGCTTTTTGATGATGGTCATTACTATGAAATATTAGTAGCTAAACCTGGAGAAACTAATTTCACGCAACAACAACTTACATTTGGTCCATTTAATTTACAAAATAAGGATGCCGTTTGGATCGCAAAATGGCAAGCAGAATTGGATCGGCTTCAGCAATTACTCGATACTTTAACTAAAGCAGATCAAAGCGATTCAATTGCTTATCAAAATTATCAAAAGCAAGCACAAACCATTCAGGAGGTGATATAA
- the ndk gene encoding nucleoside-diphosphate kinase — MTERTLAIVKPDGVIQKKVGEIIRRIERKGYDIIDIKMVQADEALLRAHYAELADRPFFPGLMHYMMEHPVVAIVVEGDNVIKGWRTLMGLTNPTEAAPGTIRGDFGRDWPGDEVRNVVHGSDSPESAQHEIKLWFPELNN, encoded by the coding sequence ATGACAGAACGTACATTAGCAATTGTTAAACCAGATGGTGTCATCCAAAAAAAAGTGGGTGAAATTATTCGGCGAATTGAGCGTAAAGGCTATGATATTATCGATATCAAAATGGTACAAGCTGATGAAGCTTTGTTAAGGGCTCATTATGCTGAATTAGCCGATCGGCCCTTTTTCCCTGGATTAATGCATTATATGATGGAGCACCCTGTGGTTGCCATTGTAGTGGAAGGGGATAACGTTATTAAAGGATGGCGTACTTTGATGGGCCTTACTAATCCCACTGAAGCTGCTCCTGGAACGATCCGCGGTGATTTTGGACGTGACTGGCCAGGTGATGAAGTGCGTAACGTTGTTCACGGTTCTGATTCTCCAGAAAGTGCTCAACACGAAATAAAGCTATGGTTCCCCGAATTAAATAATTAA
- a CDS encoding tetratricopeptide repeat protein translates to MQSYAEKMLDELDGGQLEAAKKSFALSLRHDDDETIHSLAEELYALGFSTNAKRAYQKLLDKYPDEDVLRTELAEISISEDQSDEALAYLIPIQSDSEAYLEALLVYADLYQSEGLLEAAENKLTEAYQLAPDELVIQFALAEFLFELGRYSEAIPFYRNLIVQGETQISGIDLVSRIGVAYAMLGDQNRALGYLEQIKDANLTPEVRFQLGMLYANDEETRDQGIEAFEKLIEIDPSYAGVYVPLGQLYEQKQMPKDALGIYEAGLAVDQFNEAGYLNATRVAIQLNENDQAEQLYQKGLKNLPDSQNLISNYSQMLVDTEQYMEQINFLNQYVSADDEFELDPKEYWNLAQSYTELERYEMADQYWQAAVPFFNENSIFLKEAIYYFREAGNHEMLSDLLNKYVQLNPEDFEMAQMESEINDL, encoded by the coding sequence ATGCAAAGTTATGCTGAAAAAATGTTGGATGAATTAGATGGTGGGCAACTAGAAGCAGCTAAAAAATCTTTTGCTTTATCTCTTCGTCATGATGATGATGAAACGATTCATTCATTAGCTGAGGAACTTTACGCTCTTGGATTCTCAACTAATGCTAAACGAGCTTATCAAAAATTGCTCGACAAGTATCCAGATGAAGATGTATTACGAACTGAATTAGCCGAAATATCAATTTCAGAAGATCAAAGTGATGAAGCTTTAGCATATCTAATACCAATTCAATCTGATTCAGAAGCTTATTTAGAAGCTCTATTAGTTTATGCTGATTTATATCAATCAGAAGGTTTGTTGGAAGCTGCAGAAAATAAGTTAACTGAAGCCTATCAATTAGCTCCTGATGAATTGGTAATTCAATTTGCTTTGGCCGAATTTTTATTTGAACTTGGTCGATATTCTGAAGCAATTCCATTTTATCGTAACCTTATTGTTCAAGGGGAGACGCAAATTTCAGGAATTGATTTAGTTTCGCGGATTGGAGTCGCATATGCTATGCTTGGTGATCAAAATAGAGCGTTGGGTTATCTAGAGCAAATAAAGGATGCTAATTTAACTCCAGAGGTGCGTTTCCAATTAGGAATGTTATATGCAAATGATGAAGAAACCAGAGATCAAGGGATTGAGGCTTTTGAAAAATTGATTGAAATAGATCCTTCATATGCTGGAGTTTATGTTCCTTTGGGACAATTATATGAACAAAAACAAATGCCAAAGGACGCTTTGGGTATTTATGAAGCCGGACTGGCTGTCGATCAATTTAATGAAGCTGGGTATCTTAATGCGACACGGGTGGCTATTCAACTTAATGAAAATGACCAGGCTGAACAATTGTATCAAAAGGGCTTAAAGAATTTACCGGATTCTCAAAACCTAATTAGTAATTATTCACAAATGTTGGTTGATACAGAACAATATATGGAACAAATTAACTTCTTGAATCAATATGTTAGTGCTGATGATGAGTTTGAGTTAGATCCTAAAGAATATTGGAATTTAGCCCAATCGTATACGGAACTGGAACGTTATGAAATGGCGGATCAATATTGGCAAGCAGCTGTACCTTTCTTCAATGAGAATTCTATTTTCTTAAAAGAAGCGATCTATTACTTCCGTGAAGCTGGTAATCATGAGATGTTAAGCGACTTATTGAATAAATATGTTCAATTAAACCCTGAAGATTTTGAAATGGCTCAAATGGAATCAGAAATCAATGACCTTTAA
- a CDS encoding CynX/NimT family MFS transporter, whose product MNSKNNHNRKNSAGKWGLLIALILLGLMMRSPISAIPMILKPLAQRLNVDPAQLSVLTTIPLVVFMLFSNFASKTANKLGLKRTVTLSAGLMTLGSLARLCPNFSLIVLGTILIGIGIAHLNVLMPAVIMSFVPNKIALYTTTYSLSMMLGVALCNLTTAPLLNLGGINSVMLILVGATLLALLVWIYVTRELEPLGTSKKLNKEQIIEELDVQPVQMLHPWKTWQAWAFLLTFGGQSLLNYTFVAWMPSLMDYHQVKSGQIGLIMSFNAFVTIIFSIIVPKILVSLSNRGITWLIILNGLLGVTSAVGLIINQNTANFWFWAFESMVYGLMIGGFFISVMTLLALKTSRPNDTAQLSGMTQTGGYLIAALGPSLYGIAFKANPTGMIQNIIMIAIVIVITISAVIMVNVKKFE is encoded by the coding sequence ATGAACTCAAAAAATAATCACAATCGTAAGAACTCTGCTGGTAAATGGGGATTATTAATTGCCTTAATTTTATTAGGGTTAATGATGCGTAGCCCCATTTCGGCAATTCCTATGATTTTAAAACCGTTAGCTCAACGATTGAATGTTGATCCGGCACAGCTTAGTGTTTTAACAACCATTCCGTTGGTTGTTTTTATGCTATTTTCAAATTTTGCATCTAAAACTGCTAACAAATTAGGGCTAAAAAGAACAGTCACGTTATCGGCAGGATTGATGACACTTGGTAGTCTAGCCCGTTTGTGCCCTAATTTCAGTCTAATTGTTTTGGGCACTATTTTGATTGGAATTGGAATTGCGCACCTGAATGTTTTGATGCCCGCTGTTATTATGTCCTTTGTTCCAAATAAAATTGCGCTATATACTACAACCTATTCATTATCAATGATGCTTGGCGTTGCTCTATGTAATTTAACAACCGCCCCATTACTAAACTTAGGTGGAATTAATAGTGTGATGTTAATATTAGTTGGTGCGACTTTACTTGCATTATTAGTTTGGATTTATGTTACTCGTGAATTAGAACCCTTAGGTACTTCAAAGAAGCTAAATAAGGAACAAATTATCGAGGAATTGGATGTGCAACCAGTCCAAATGCTGCACCCATGGAAAACTTGGCAAGCCTGGGCTTTCTTATTAACTTTTGGAGGACAGTCACTATTAAATTATACCTTTGTGGCTTGGATGCCTTCTTTGATGGATTACCATCAAGTTAAAAGTGGTCAAATTGGATTGATTATGTCGTTTAATGCTTTTGTAACCATTATTTTTTCAATTATTGTCCCTAAAATTTTAGTATCTTTGAGCAATCGTGGAATTACTTGGTTAATCATTTTAAATGGTCTACTTGGTGTGACTAGTGCTGTGGGGTTAATTATCAACCAAAATACTGCTAATTTCTGGTTCTGGGCATTTGAATCAATGGTTTATGGTTTAATGATAGGCGGATTTTTCATATCTGTAATGACTCTTTTGGCGCTCAAAACTAGTCGTCCAAATGATACTGCACAATTGTCAGGAATGACACAAACGGGTGGATACTTGATCGCTGCTTTAGGACCAAGTCTATATGGAATTGCCTTCAAAGCAAATCCTACGGGAATGATACAAAACATTATTATGATAGCTATTGTTATTGTTATTACCATTTCAGCAGTAATCATGGTTAATGTTAAAAAATTCGAATAA
- a CDS encoding ECF transporter S component produces MYSLKPIYQRTIVAVIIALNIVANFFLKIPTPTGFISLVEVGIFLMSWLFGRRAGGITGALTGFLIDLISGYPQWMLFSMIIHGSEGWLIGLLTRKNARLINKLISIIGGGLIMVGGYFISGIILQLWNHVTLNAALTITFAEIFGNCLQVAIGAGIALILLPILERNFRNQSNIFK; encoded by the coding sequence ATGTATAGTTTAAAACCAATTTATCAACGGACTATTGTTGCCGTTATTATTGCTTTAAATATTGTAGCCAATTTTTTCTTGAAAATTCCAACACCGACAGGCTTCATTAGTTTGGTAGAGGTTGGCATTTTCTTGATGTCCTGGCTTTTTGGTCGTCGGGCGGGTGGAATTACTGGTGCATTGACTGGCTTTTTAATTGATTTAATATCCGGTTATCCGCAATGGATGCTTTTTTCAATGATCATTCATGGTAGTGAAGGTTGGTTGATAGGGCTTTTAACTCGAAAAAATGCACGATTAATTAATAAATTAATTAGTATCATCGGTGGCGGCTTAATTATGGTAGGGGGGTATTTTATTAGTGGTATTATTTTACAGCTTTGGAATCATGTAACTTTAAATGCTGCTTTAACTATTACCTTCGCTGAAATTTTCGGAAATTGTCTACAAGTTGCAATTGGAGCTGGCATTGCACTAATCTTATTACCAATCCTGGAACGTAATTTCCGGAACCAATCAAATATTTTTAAATAA
- a CDS encoding bifunctional hydroxymethylpyrimidine kinase/phosphomethylpyrimidine kinase — MMQNKIKEQPPVVLTIAGSDSLSGGGLQADLATFNEYNLFGLTAITSIVTVLPEIFEIHAESAKLLADQLASVQAHFTLAGIKLGLIPNLEQMIVILQFLNQLDRNIPLVVDPVLVFKEDHAPELDAIKKVYLENVFPLATIITPNLVESELLTNQPIKTLDDLIQSAQILKQTGAKNVIVKGGRRLGKQEAVDVLIMENNELEILSNPIIQNNFNNGAGCTFSAAILSGLVQNATVLSATQQAKTFVQHGIENGIAINQNLGNVWQGANRDV; from the coding sequence ATGATGCAAAATAAAATTAAAGAACAACCGCCTGTGGTTTTAACCATCGCAGGATCAGATAGTTTATCTGGGGGAGGACTTCAAGCTGATTTAGCAACTTTTAATGAATATAATCTTTTCGGTCTGACTGCAATTACTAGTATTGTGACAGTCCTACCTGAAATTTTTGAAATTCATGCAGAATCAGCAAAGTTATTAGCGGATCAACTGGCTTCAGTTCAAGCTCATTTTACCTTAGCAGGTATAAAGTTAGGTTTGATTCCTAATTTGGAACAAATGATTGTTATTCTGCAATTTTTGAACCAACTAGATCGAAATATTCCATTGGTTGTAGATCCGGTGCTAGTATTTAAAGAAGATCATGCTCCTGAATTAGATGCTATTAAAAAGGTTTATTTAGAAAATGTTTTTCCTTTGGCAACTATAATTACACCTAATTTAGTTGAATCTGAGTTGTTAACTAATCAGCCGATTAAAACACTGGATGATTTAATACAAAGTGCCCAAATTCTAAAACAAACCGGTGCTAAAAATGTGATTGTTAAGGGTGGTCGGAGATTAGGAAAACAAGAGGCTGTTGATGTCTTAATTATGGAAAACAACGAGCTTGAAATCCTAAGTAATCCGATTATTCAAAATAATTTTAACAATGGAGCTGGATGTACTTTTTCAGCAGCTATTTTAAGTGGGCTAGTACAAAACGCTACTGTTCTGTCTGCCACACAACAAGCTAAAACATTTGTTCAGCATGGAATCGAAAATGGTATTGCTATTAATCAAAATTTAGGAAATGTTTGGCAAGGAGCAAATCGGGATGTATAG
- the polA gene encoding DNA polymerase I, with translation MGKPKLLLIDGNSLAFRAFYALINQVDRFVNHDGLHTNALVGFNNLLDGIVDPFEPDKALVAWDAGKTTFRTNAYDNYKGNRDKTPQELVEQFEPLREMVRLHGITNYELADYEADDIIGTMAHAGVESGYAVTIVTGDRDMRQLVDDDITVWITKKGISEIDKYTPAEVADVYGGLTPKQVIEVKGLQGDPSDNYPGVPGIGEKTAIKLIQEYHDIPELYEQIDMMKKSKRKENLIQYKDDAFLSRDLARIRLDAPVTLDLDDLAYRGIQYQDLIPFYQHLDFKQQLVKLANQGYTITGTQNESNPTVKLNVAPLTANNLAHVEALQDDVDFYVELDGENYHRAAIVGFVIGNQQQGYLASRDLELLSQDTPVKRILENNKIKKNVFNSKETFVALHRYNVDLTGVDFDLLLVSYLLNVNDNSNDLGTIAHEHNYFDVQTDDEVYGKGAKFAIIDNDTDFFEHLGRKAQAIGALKQPLMQKLDEHEQTDLYTEIELPLTFVLAHMEINGITVNAERLLGMQSKLTERLSELEQTIHQQAGHEFNIQSPKQLGVILFEEMGLKPLKKTKTGYSTSVEVLEQMTDVPLVASILQYRQLAKILSTYVDGLLRVIHGSDSKVHTRYLQTLTQTGRLSSIDPNLQNIPVRVEEGRQIRKAFEPQQAGWSLLSADYSQIELRVLAHITNDEKMRQAFINDEDIHAATARRIFGLAEDAVVDSNLRRQAKAVNFGIVYGISEFGLAKNIGTDRKTAKSIIDTYLNEYSGVKKWTEEIILDAREKGYVETIAHRRRYLPDIKAKSFNARSFAERTAMNTPVQGSAADIIKIAMIKMQSVMEQKQLKSKMLLQVHDELIFEVPEDELTLMHKLVPEVMDSAVKLTVPLKVETHEGKTWYDAK, from the coding sequence ATGGGGAAACCAAAACTATTATTAATTGATGGGAACTCATTAGCATTTCGTGCATTTTATGCACTCATTAATCAGGTGGACAGATTTGTTAATCATGATGGCTTACATACTAATGCGTTAGTTGGTTTTAACAACCTTCTTGATGGGATTGTAGATCCATTTGAACCGGATAAAGCCTTAGTCGCTTGGGACGCTGGGAAAACAACTTTCCGTACGAATGCCTACGATAATTACAAAGGAAATCGGGATAAAACGCCCCAAGAATTAGTGGAGCAATTTGAACCGCTGCGTGAAATGGTTCGTTTACATGGAATTACAAATTATGAATTAGCTGATTATGAAGCAGACGATATTATTGGAACAATGGCTCACGCAGGCGTAGAATCTGGATATGCAGTTACGATTGTGACTGGTGATCGAGACATGCGTCAATTAGTGGATGACGATATCACAGTTTGGATCACTAAAAAGGGTATCTCTGAAATTGATAAATATACTCCCGCTGAAGTAGCTGATGTTTATGGCGGTTTGACCCCAAAACAAGTGATTGAAGTAAAGGGGTTACAAGGTGATCCATCTGATAATTATCCTGGTGTTCCAGGGATTGGTGAAAAAACGGCCATTAAGTTAATTCAGGAATATCATGATATTCCTGAATTATATGAACAAATTGATATGATGAAGAAGTCTAAACGCAAAGAAAATTTGATTCAATATAAGGATGATGCTTTCTTATCACGGGATTTAGCTCGTATTCGTCTTGATGCACCAGTGACTTTGGATTTAGATGATCTAGCATATCGAGGAATTCAATATCAGGATTTAATTCCGTTTTATCAGCATTTGGATTTTAAACAACAACTAGTAAAATTAGCTAATCAAGGATACACAATTACTGGAACTCAAAATGAAAGTAACCCTACTGTAAAACTTAATGTTGCTCCTTTAACAGCTAATAATTTAGCTCACGTAGAAGCTTTACAAGATGATGTTGACTTTTATGTAGAGTTAGATGGAGAAAATTATCATCGCGCAGCTATTGTTGGTTTTGTTATCGGGAATCAACAACAAGGGTATTTAGCTAGTCGTGACTTAGAGTTATTATCACAAGATACACCTGTGAAAAGAATCTTGGAAAATAATAAAATCAAGAAAAATGTTTTTAATTCAAAAGAAACATTTGTGGCCTTGCACCGCTATAACGTTGATTTAACTGGAGTTGATTTTGATTTGCTACTGGTTTCATATTTATTGAATGTCAATGACAATAGTAATGATTTAGGTACCATTGCACATGAGCATAATTATTTCGATGTTCAAACAGATGATGAAGTTTATGGAAAAGGAGCCAAATTTGCGATCATAGATAATGATACTGATTTTTTTGAACATTTGGGTCGTAAAGCACAAGCAATTGGCGCCTTAAAACAGCCACTCATGCAAAAATTAGATGAGCATGAACAGACTGATTTATATACTGAAATTGAATTGCCTTTAACGTTTGTTTTGGCACATATGGAAATTAATGGGATTACGGTTAATGCTGAACGTTTATTGGGCATGCAGTCAAAATTAACCGAGCGTCTATCAGAATTAGAACAAACGATTCATCAACAAGCGGGCCACGAATTTAATATTCAATCCCCTAAACAACTGGGGGTGATTTTATTTGAAGAAATGGGTCTAAAACCTTTGAAGAAAACTAAAACTGGTTATTCAACATCAGTAGAAGTTTTGGAACAAATGACAGACGTTCCATTAGTTGCATCAATTTTACAATATCGGCAATTAGCTAAGATCTTATCGACATATGTTGATGGATTACTACGAGTTATTCATGGTAGCGATTCAAAAGTACATACCCGATACTTACAGACTTTGACACAAACGGGTCGTTTATCATCTATTGATCCTAATTTGCAAAATATTCCTGTACGTGTCGAGGAAGGCCGACAAATTAGAAAAGCTTTTGAACCACAACAAGCTGGGTGGTCGTTATTAAGCGCTGATTATTCACAAATTGAATTACGAGTATTAGCACATATTACAAATGATGAAAAAATGCGGCAAGCCTTCATTAATGATGAAGACATTCACGCAGCAACTGCGCGTCGTATTTTTGGTCTTGCTGAAGATGCAGTCGTGGATAGTAATTTAAGACGCCAAGCAAAGGCCGTTAATTTTGGAATTGTTTATGGTATTTCTGAGTTTGGCTTGGCTAAAAATATTGGTACGGATCGTAAAACTGCTAAAAGTATAATTGATACTTACTTAAATGAATATAGTGGAGTTAAAAAGTGGACCGAGGAGATTATTTTAGATGCTCGTGAAAAGGGCTACGTTGAGACGATTGCACATCGGCGACGCTATTTACCAGATATCAAGGCAAAAAGCTTTAATGCACGTAGTTTTGCTGAACGAACAGCAATGAATACTCCGGTTCAAGGGTCAGCGGCTGATATTATCAAAATTGCTATGATTAAAATGCAATCTGTAATGGAACAAAAGCAACTTAAGTCCAAAATGCTACTTCAAGTACATGATGAATTGATTTTTGAGGTACCTGAAGACGAATTAACGTTAATGCATAAATTAGTACCTGAAGTTATGGACTCAGCTGTAAAGTTGACTGTGCCTTTGAAGGTTGAAACGCATGAGGGTAAGACTTGGTATGATGCAAAATAA
- a CDS encoding ABC transporter permease has protein sequence MMMFQRQLWLVTKQTFKIRIKTLGYWSLVLSPLLIALVVAVFAFVFTAMSNHNDSVVGLNVDQSLVQTLKADKSIKAEYKIVSDDKKADQLLKHKKIDSYLKQNNTGYELKNTTQGNPIDENEIKQVLNQYSMQRQAKTMNLTNDQLQKLTTAPKMKTQQVSSKGTSVGGETTKTANYILTVGLGIFIFVFLTAYVGMIANEIANEKSSRIMEILLAATSPAVQFFGKLAGIIGLALVHLLIYIIVGLISYQFISHDNATFKMIMSVLNGVDFSFAIITIIMVFFGIVMYLILTAIIAALVNDQSQVQQAVSPITYLAMLGYVLTFMVSNSPDNVIVKILSFVPFTSQTLMPARLGLQLTQPYELWIAIILQILMIIFLSRFGLKVYKKNVLQYNEGNLTKAGIMSLIGLFRRENI, from the coding sequence ATGATGATGTTTCAAAGACAACTATGGTTGGTTACTAAACAAACTTTTAAAATTAGAATTAAAACCCTTGGGTATTGGTCATTGGTTCTATCACCACTTTTAATTGCATTAGTGGTAGCTGTATTTGCCTTTGTGTTTACAGCAATGTCAAATCATAACGATTCTGTTGTCGGATTAAATGTGGATCAAAGCTTGGTTCAAACCTTAAAAGCAGATAAAAGCATTAAGGCTGAATATAAGATAGTGTCAGATGATAAGAAGGCCGATCAACTATTAAAACATAAAAAGATTGACAGCTATTTAAAACAAAATAATACTGGATATGAATTGAAAAATACAACTCAAGGGAATCCAATTGATGAAAATGAAATTAAACAAGTTTTAAATCAGTATTCGATGCAACGGCAAGCTAAGACGATGAATTTAACTAATGATCAATTGCAGAAGTTAACTACAGCGCCTAAGATGAAAACGCAGCAGGTAAGTTCTAAGGGAACTAGTGTTGGCGGTGAAACAACCAAAACAGCTAATTATATTTTAACGGTTGGACTGGGAATCTTTATTTTTGTATTCTTGACAGCCTATGTTGGAATGATTGCCAATGAGATTGCGAATGAAAAATCTTCACGTATTATGGAAATTCTGTTGGCAGCTACTAGTCCAGCAGTTCAATTTTTTGGTAAACTAGCTGGTATCATTGGGCTGGCCTTAGTGCACTTATTAATTTATATTATTGTTGGTTTGATCAGTTATCAATTTATATCTCATGATAACGCCACCTTTAAAATGATTATGAGTGTCTTGAATGGAGTTGATTTTAGTTTTGCAATAATTACCATTATTATGGTCTTTTTTGGGATTGTCATGTACTTGATTCTGACGGCAATTATCGCAGCATTAGTTAATGATCAAAGCCAAGTTCAGCAGGCGGTTTCACCTATTACATATCTTGCAATGCTTGGATATGTCTTGACTTTTATGGTCTCAAACTCACCAGATAACGTTATTGTTAAAATTTTGTCGTTTGTACCATTCACTTCGCAAACTCTAATGCCCGCTAGACTAGGATTGCAGTTGACGCAACCATATGAATTGTGGATTGCAATTATCTTACAAATTTTAATGATTATTTTCCTTAGTCGCTTTGGGCTAAAAGTATATAAGAAAAATGTTTTGCAGTACAACGAAGGTAATTTGACTAAAGCTGGAATAATGAGTCTTATTGGTCTCTTTAGACGTGAAAATATTTAA
- a CDS encoding ABC transporter ATP-binding protein has product MIELKNVSKKFGDKIAVNNINLIVKPGHIMGLIGQNGAGKTTTFRMLLNFIEPTTGSINWDGNPIDDLMRTRIGFLPEERGLYQKLTIEEQVLYFAELHGMKRSEARLELQDWMKRLEVVGTIHDKVQKLSKGNAQKIQLISTLIFNPEFVILDEPFTGMDPVNTEIVMQEIKQLKQRGATIIFSSHNMSGVEQLSDELTMLRAGRTVLQGSVANIRESFGRTEIYIESDVLDDQLKSIDGVKSIERRGIGRQIHLSDPLAGHAIFKLVSADGYVSAFAQQAPTLDDIFRREATEGKQ; this is encoded by the coding sequence ATGATTGAATTAAAAAATGTTTCAAAGAAATTTGGAGATAAAATAGCTGTTAATAATATTAATTTAATTGTTAAACCAGGTCATATTATGGGACTCATTGGACAGAATGGAGCGGGTAAAACGACCACTTTTCGCATGCTATTAAATTTTATTGAGCCGACGACTGGTTCCATCAATTGGGATGGAAATCCTATTGATGACCTAATGCGGACTAGAATAGGTTTCCTTCCTGAAGAACGAGGACTCTATCAAAAATTGACCATCGAAGAACAAGTTTTATATTTTGCAGAACTACATGGTATGAAACGTAGTGAGGCACGTTTAGAACTTCAAGATTGGATGAAACGTCTTGAAGTAGTGGGAACAATACATGATAAAGTTCAAAAACTTTCAAAGGGAAACGCACAAAAGATTCAGTTGATTTCTACTCTAATTTTTAATCCAGAATTTGTGATTTTAGATGAACCATTCACCGGAATGGATCCAGTTAATACTGAAATTGTTATGCAGGAAATTAAGCAACTTAAACAACGTGGAGCAACGATTATATTTAGTTCCCATAATATGAGCGGTGTTGAACAATTATCGGATGAATTAACGATGTTACGCGCTGGTAGGACTGTGTTACAAGGGAGTGTGGCTAATATTCGCGAATCCTTTGGCCGGACTGAAATATATATTGAATCAGATGTACTAGATGATCAATTAAAATCAATTGATGGGGTTAAGTCAATTGAACGGCGAGGGATAGGGCGACAAATTCATTTATCTGATCCACTTGCGGGACACGCTATTTTCAAATTAGTCAGTGCTGATGGATATGTATCAGCCTTTGCACAACAGGCTCCAACTTTGGATGATATTTTCCGACGTGAAGCAACAGAAGGGAAACAATGA